TTTTTTATTTTATATTTAGGAACAAAAGATAGCAAAAAGCTAAATGCTATTTTAGTTTTTTTAAAAATGGCAGCTATATTTGCTTTTATCCTATCTGCCACCCCACATTTTGACGTCACAAATTGGCATAATTTTCTGCCTTTTGGTGCTAATAATATGCTAGTTGGGGCGTCTATCCTACTTTTTGCTATGACAGGCTTTGGTACTCTAGCCTCTACAGCTGAAGAATGCAAAAATCCAAATCGGGATTTAATGATTGGTATTATTGGCTCATTAGTAATTGCAACGATAGTATATGTTCTAATAGCTGGACTAGTCACTGGTATAGCCCCTTTTGATCAACTTAATAACGATCAACCACTTGCTTACGCTCTTAGCTTGAATAATAGTAATATTGGGTCTGCCATCGTTGCTACTGGAGCAGTATGCGGTATGACTACAGTACTGATGATGAATATTTATGGTACATCTCGTATCTTTTATGTAATTGCCCGAGATGGGTTATTGCCAAAGAGTTTTGCAAAACTGCATGCAAAATACGATAGTCCTTATATTACTATCTTAATATTTTCTGCTCTTGCTGCATTATTAGGAGGATTTTGTCCATCTGCAATTCTTTTTCAGTTATCATCTATGGGGGCTCTAATCGATTACTCAGTAATTGCTGTAATAGTCATGTTGTTTAGAATAAAAATGCCAAATGTTCCAAGACCATTTAAGTGTCCTGCTGCATGTATCATTATACCATTTGTTTTAATAGCTTGCTTATATTTACTATCTATACAAATGTTTGATAGTAACTTTAATTTGATGATTGCAGGGCAATTATTAATATATTGGTTTGCACTAATGTTTGTTCTGTATATTCTTAGATTGTTCTTTATGAAACGACAAGTTTAATTTGTATGAGTAATGCACTACAACCATTACGTGGTACTAAAGAGCTACTGCCTGCGGATTATATAATTCACGATTATATAATTAACACAGCAAAACATATTGGTGAACTTTATGGTTATCAAGCCATGAGTACGCCGATAATTGAATATAGTAAAGTTTTTGATCGTACACTTGGAGAGACTTCTGATGTAATAAGCAAGGAAATGTACAATTTCCTTGATAAGAGTGATAATAATATTTCTCTTAGACCTGAGTTTACAGCCGGTATTATTAGGGCTTTTATCTCTAATAACCTGCAACAAACATTACCTATTAAGTTCTTTTCAAGCGGTCCAGTATTTCGTTATGACCGACCACAGGCTGGTAGACAAAGGCAATTTCATCAAATAAACTTTGAGTATATTGGTGGAGAAGAAGGCTCGAGTAACGATGCTGAAACAATTAGGCTTGCCTTAGATATTCTTCAGGCTTTAGAAATAGATAAAGATACAACTTTAGAAATAAACTCAATTGGTTGTGCTGCAACTCGTACCATCTACCAACAAAAGCTGGTAGAGTATTTCAATGATTATAAGTCAGAATTATCAGAAGATAGCCAAAAGCGACTCGTCAGAAATCCGATGCGGATCTTAGATTCAAAAGATGAAAATGATAGAAAAATAGTTGCGAATAGCCCGTTAATGTCTCAATACTATAATAGTGATACTGCAAAATATTTTGACGATGTACTAAAATACTTAGATTTACTGAATGTAAAATATATCATTAACCCAAGGCTAGTAAGGGGGCTTGATTATTATTGCCATACAACTTTTGAGTTTACTACTAGCAAACTTGGCAGTCAGTCGACAATTCTTGCTGGTGGAAGATATGATGGGTTGAGCAAAATTATGGGCGGGTCAGAGACAAAAGCCATTGGCTTTGCTGC
This genomic interval from Candidatus Tisiphia endosymbiont of Dioctria linearis contains the following:
- a CDS encoding amino acid permease translates to MSFLTRKSFESIKELGKTSGLSKTLGAFDLILLGLGAIIGTGVFVTTGIIAAKYSGPAVMLSYAIAGGTCIFVAFAYTELATMLPTSGSVYTYSYVAFGEIFAWLIGSVIILELGFAAGAVAAGWSGYAQGILSAGGIDLPKALTTVPSNGGIINLPAFLIVVFVFFILYLGTKDSKKLNAILVFLKMAAIFAFILSATPHFDVTNWHNFLPFGANNMLVGASILLFAMTGFGTLASTAEECKNPNRDLMIGIIGSLVIATIVYVLIAGLVTGIAPFDQLNNDQPLAYALSLNNSNIGSAIVATGAVCGMTTVLMMNIYGTSRIFYVIARDGLLPKSFAKLHAKYDSPYITILIFSALAALLGGFCPSAILFQLSSMGALIDYSVIAVIVMLFRIKMPNVPRPFKCPAACIIIPFVLIACLYLLSIQMFDSNFNLMIAGQLLIYWFALMFVLYILRLFFMKRQV
- the hisS gene encoding histidine--tRNA ligase produces the protein MSNALQPLRGTKELLPADYIIHDYIINTAKHIGELYGYQAMSTPIIEYSKVFDRTLGETSDVISKEMYNFLDKSDNNISLRPEFTAGIIRAFISNNLQQTLPIKFFSSGPVFRYDRPQAGRQRQFHQINFEYIGGEEGSSNDAETIRLALDILQALEIDKDTTLEINSIGCAATRTIYQQKLVEYFNDYKSELSEDSQKRLVRNPMRILDSKDENDRKIVANSPLMSQYYNSDTAKYFDDVLKYLDLLNVKYIINPRLVRGLDYYCHTTFEFTTSKLGSQSTILAGGRYDGLSKIMGGSETKAIGFAAGIERLALMREYNIPKARPVFIFPISDNNLEYCLILANQLRQKNISVTLDAKGKIAKRMIRANLQKAKYVIFVGDDEQMSNSFKLKDLDKEQEYLLQFEKIVELLVNV